In the Equus caballus isolate H_3958 breed thoroughbred chromosome 14, TB-T2T, whole genome shotgun sequence genome, CAcgtctgggaggggctaggagttcctgggtcagctgcagacctCGATAACGCTGGTGGTTCATAGTGGTGGCCCTGACCCTGTGTGCCTCCTCGTCCCAtccagagtgaagatgagtccactctgtctgtaactgaggcctgcaggatgcgtgccctccagtctgtgctgccagccttcctagcagagtcctctgcagtgtcatcacctccctctgcagctactcaggctccagcacagcccaccaggtgctggaccagctgtttcccaggtgactgcccacctcctcctcagcacagtggtgagtCTGCCCACTGTcagctgtgtgtcttgccttgggaatgtcaccacatctctctgagcctgagttggctcctctgaaacgtggggtgggagaggatgaacttgctaggcttctcccagggatgaatgggatcagccctccaggtgctgccctggtgcccggctctgcagagagggtggtgggccatgctgtggttgctggtgttgattatttctctgtcccccacggaaagtagtcttcctctcccttcactggcttgtggctttttgagtttggaaaagcacctggagagcaccctgtcaaggagtttgagatgccatccagctggtcctggtgcttgtccttggtgtagccacttagggatctctagggccacagaggggccacaggcccactcagacacctggAGTGGTTCTGGTTGGAGGTCATTTAACAATGCCTATGAAGGACCTACTCTGAGCAGGACTTTTGGacacactaagtgtcactcaGTGAATGAAGTAGACAGCCTCCCTGGGACTCCCCTCTATTCTGAGAGTCAGACAGTCACACTTacatcattcacaggtcccatctaccctccatcccaggcgatgccctcatcccctttgggacacatggaggcagcttggcccattgtgtgcaggatgctggaggacaggaccacctcccaaagtgagtggtctttgggtcgAGAAGaagggcctcctgtctctagcaaacagggtgcaggaagaggatggaggctgtggccgggtcaggcctgggagaaccctgcatctcacccatcttgtgattcccatgggagggctgagttctgatggcttccactccagcaggactggactcaaagagagctgtgcatgggtcccaggccccttgagaattggaagggaggctgggctgcgttgtcccctagagacccagtcccagcagagtcccagctcctcctgcctccctttctccacatccacaccttGTGAGCACCACCgccaggtccatagtaggaggtgtgtgagcaagctactcccaaatctgctggagtcttcattccagtggcccacatGCATACAGGGCTTGGGTaggctgtgtccagacccttggggaggagagtatcggtgggaacaagagactctcacagactctgtgttcagcctgctggatgagcaggcctgccacagccaggacagccagccagggctcagggctgggatggggccctcctctggagggggagggtctggcacaggggcccagatgctaagaagagtgccttgggagggcggtgtttaaggaaaggccaggccactgactctctggcccatctgcctccccgcagtgctatctatttcctgctgggaacctggctgggccaagggcaggattgcagggagcccctgttggaccctgcagctggccactctgcacaccagctttggtggctcccacgtggagggccatgcctaccttctgccaggccacctggagcatctcaaggccattgaggccgaatggaaaggtgaggggactggagccAGAGCCAGTGCTAGCCCCTGGGCTGGAGCCAGCTGCACCTCCAGTCTCACCACGTgtggtagagctggagccagcagcccctgagtcggccactccaggaccagagcaagggccaccattaaaggcagccccagagcccagctgcccctgggccgtgaccaccgaggaccagctgcgggaggagaagCCGAACATCTTGgtcttccctccccagctggtggcagagcagctgacgagGATGGCTGCGGTGAGCAGAGGAGCTCGCGGGGTgggtggcccctgccttcctggtgccatgagccaccccacacctgccattccctgctcgGGATTCCgatgatctgggtccaaatccctgctccctcccttatCGATACTGTGACCTGGGcagctttctttctccccaagacTTCGCTGTCCCCTAGCGAACAGGGGACAGTAGAGACGGACACTCAGAGCACCTGCTGTacagggtggctgtgccgatgaatgaggtgggagagagtggaaggtgggcagagtctggccctttggtgggggatgggcactcactgaagtgctgccaggtccttgggtggaTCCCCCATCTGCGCAGGTGGCCCAGACAGCCTCAGCACTTATCAGGAAGGTGATGTGTATTGACTCCAGTGGAGACAGTCAAACAAAGCTGGGCGTTGTCCCTGCCTcggggggaatgtgcatgggaatggggagtgggaccggaggggcactgggatgggtggatgatggcccttctggtgggcatgtgtgggctgccttctggagcttggaggaagtgagacagggctgggagcaaatgtcccctcccttccccacagtacTGTGTCCGGGGTCATCCTGGACTGGGTgcattcagtggacacagacaaaacccagggactcccacaagcctcaggccacatgctctgcttcctgagctccagttctgatctcaccctgcctgggcctATGGGGGACTGTGGACGCCGAGCTGGGGTGCGGCAGGACCGGGTGACACTCCGAATCTTctgcaggagctgttcaagacgtTGGTGCCCGCCCACTGCCTCGGCTCCATCTGGTCTGAGCGCGACAACAGGGAACGCAagtccctggcacccaccgtcCGTGACACTGTGATGCACGACAACACCGTGGCCAATCGCATCCTCGTCACCTGCCTTGGGGAAGCGAgcatgacagcgcaggacagggccagggtggttgAGCTGTGGATCAGGGTGGCTGAGGTAAGCCTTGGCACGCCCTGTCTGGATGcgtgggaattgcctcttgtttctcagctctcaggattgCAGTCTGGGGTCTTAGTCCCTGGACTGTCCCTTGACCCTCATGCCAGGGCCACGTTGcccttgacttgaggtcccagtggggacaagctcacttccttccttgtgttgagctacaaatccttgtgcctggcagtgttactcgtcgggtggcaggtgtgccctccctggcttccctgggcatgtgtctcctccaggacaggggaagtccatgaggggacagaaaccagaggcagcagagcttcAGCTCCCCCTCACGGCTCCATCTCTTCGCTTCCCCAGGAGTGCCGAGGCCTCGGGAACTTCTGTTCCCTCCACAcaatcctttctgccctgcagagccctgccattgcccgtctccaagacacctggggacaagtttccaggtgggtagtctgctctccagccaagcaccatgagggtgaggtggcccaggcagcctgatttgggccggcatgtcccccaaagtcagctgagaccacctgggagacagcgaACGCCGGGCACAGGGActgacctgggtgctgggtctctgagtctctcagcgcccttaggccagcagttccgtcccagggattcatttccttccagaccagatcctggcttgagcccaggtggagattgtcaggtgtttcctttgcagcaacagaagcctctatgcagctgaaaccaacactgttccaaagagatctgtttgggacatctgggaatggaggccccaagggacaagaggagaggccccctccgcagtcccatggggaccttagagctcagagcaccccagtgaaatccctcatccaggccccaggcagtttgGATCTCCTGGGTTCTCAAATAAATGGGATTTGCCTTCAAGCATCCCACagtttttcttgcttgcttgctttctttctttccccaccccgcagggagagttctcgaacctggaagaagtgggtcaggagagagaaacgcgtgagcagggagctgctggtgcaggtaacctggaggctggagatctggaaggaggccagaaggagaggggaggggaacatcccgaggggatcctaggaggtgaggctatggcaaggctcggcccaggctgggggtcagagagccctgtgagggtggggcaggccggGGCCACTCGGCCAGGTCCCTCaagacaccctgccctccccctccctgtctgttcagctggggtctggacgcacccctggagtccagaggtcggggccttggtcagatttggagccagggtgtggtgaaggcagcggggacagggcCTGTAGCTGGCACAGGTAGCAGCCTCTCCCAGTGGGTccttgagccagtcactgcccctctgggggcctccgtctcctcctctgggaagtggagggaaatgatcaGCAGTGCAGGCCTCCCAGCGGGCTGctaccatccaagggaggacaggaacgggaggagatttgtgccggctcctcctcgagaggtgaggggagagcagtgatgacacgcagatgactctgagtcctcaggagactcCTGAAAGCAGGTGATGttctcctcacacttttcagctgaggaaagagggccagggaggcctgggcaggcccaagtcacacaggactgagtcctggagctggagctgggactggtctagaatcagagcaccgtggaggtgggagcagcagaggcagcaggggactggagccgatggccagggtctgagatcaggggccttgggggCCATGCGGAGGGGAGTATGGGCGCACTGACCCTGTCCTCGGCCCCGacaggaggcgacctccgtgttaaagactgcagagagggcccgcgagggagcccaggagaggcagcggcagcaggtgagggtgactgtgggggaggggcctaggagtcagaggagagggggctccccctcccagctggagaCCTCCCTCAGGAGAGGAGCCTTCCTCCTCGGGCgaatctgctgtggctgccaagcatgatgggcctgcagtggcagtgagcaggaggaggcctggaagggctggcagcagggcagatttggggtggggaagggcaggggccactgcccctgggaggggccaacggccagccctgggacttgactgatggagtttggtgttcctggaggggagcgggggaagggaattgtgtgtgttggggtgtcccgaggatcctaggctgctctgtgtgggagtgtggggtgggcaggaggctgggctgaggggtttcaggggaaggttcatgggggcacctgagagcgggagctcatcaccatgcccatcccgatggcggcacagggtgtcgtcccctccctggtgacgTTCTTCcgttccctggagctgctggacactacgatggaggattatgtggaggtgagtgagcct is a window encoding:
- the LOC102149317 gene encoding ral guanine nucleotide dissociation stimulator-like isoform X2, whose protein sequence is MLCCCLPTCRGCGFRKAKKHSLFSCYTHWLGPHLHRLWPFGRRSPQSCTQEVVEELADGFGYSISLDRDQLHRTIINNQGCSESEDESTLSVTEACRMRALQSVLPAFLAESSAVSSPPSAATQAPAQPTRCWTSCFPGPIYPPSQAMPSSPLGHMEAAWPIVCRMLEDRTTSQMLSISCWEPGWAKGRIAGSPCWTLQLATLHTSFGGSHVEGHAYLLPGHLEHLKAIEAEWKGEGTGARASASPWAGASCTSSLTTCGRAGASSP
- the LOC102149317 gene encoding ral guanine nucleotide dissociation stimulator-like isoform X1, whose protein sequence is MPTFCQATWSISRPLRPNGKELFKTLVPAHCLGSIWSERDNRERKSLAPTVRDTVMHDNTVANRILVTCLGEASMTAQDRARVVELWIRVAEECRGLGNFCSLHTILSALQSPAIARLQDTWGQVSRESSRTWKKWVRREKRVSRELLVQEATSVLKTAERAREGAQERQRQQGVVPSLVTFFRSLELLDTTMEDYVEGNVLNCRKWNEQFKLMEEIELLQEAANLYTVQPDEHFGVWFQAVEPLSKEESYSLSCQLEPRYHWARKIRLFFKDKKNRSGKSERPDRQWLNPQAQETFRLSVGLGRQTAGPGFQLHC